A genomic segment from Triticum dicoccoides isolate Atlit2015 ecotype Zavitan chromosome 1A, WEW_v2.0, whole genome shotgun sequence encodes:
- the LOC119279596 gene encoding uncharacterized protein LOC119279596: MTMSSPASTHLLRPAPAAPLLPRRASVQLSRVAGGAAPRSRRRSGRLAVVRAATAEVAEAAGAPAYTTESLILYFKAEGTMEERAVPKITQALEGMDGVTDLEVLIEEGIGSVVLTKATTVQATGVASNLVEAIQGVGFKLQTLSLSFEDFDKADAAAAVTGEGADVQASE; the protein is encoded by the exons ATGACGATGTCGTCGCCGGCGTCCACCCACCTCCTCCGCCCCGCGCCCGCGGCGCCCCTGCTCCCTCGCCGCGCCTCCGTGCAGCTCTCCCGCGTCGCCGGCGGAGCTGCGCCAAGGAGCAGGAGACGGAGCGGCCGCCTGGCGGTGGTCCGCGCGGCCAccgcggaggtggccgaggccGCCGGCGCCCCCGCCTACACCACCGAGTCCCTCATCCTATACTTCAAGGCCGAGGGCACCATGGAGGAGAGGGCTGTTCCCAAGATCACCCAGGCCCTCGAG GGGATGGATGGCGTCACTGACCTGGAGGTGCTCATCGAAGAAGGCATCGGAAGTGTTGTG TTAACGAAGGCGACAACAGTCCAAGCTACCGGGGTCGCCTCAAACCTGGTGGAAGCCATCCAGGGAGTTGGTTTCAAGCTGCAAACTCTGAGCCTCAGCTTCGAGGACTTTGACAAGGCGGACGCTGCTGCTGCAGTCACAGGAGAAGGAGCAGACGTCCAAGCCAGCGAGTGA